Proteins encoded together in one Sylvia atricapilla isolate bSylAtr1 chromosome 2, bSylAtr1.pri, whole genome shotgun sequence window:
- the PRRG1 gene encoding transmembrane gamma-carboxyglutamic acid protein 1, with translation MDSVFLTEDKANSVLKRYPRANTFLEEIKQGDIEHECREEICSYEEAREAFENEEKTKEFWKVYKNGLQGESNTGHSWYSFYLAFPLIIGLFIILIVIFVIWRCLFKKKMRRQSVYVHRGAHGALGDGADGRGPLPPPLSIVHSPQEEMYEVSGLSPGGLSYSDAQSDSISTRLSNCDPPPSYEEATGEISVRRSETEQHLDPPPQYEDIVNSSSANAIALTPIVTSTK, from the exons TGTTCTTAACAGAGGACAAAGCCAACTCTGTGTTAAAAAGATACCCAAGAGCCAACActtttctggaagaaataaagcaaGGTGACATAGAACATGAATGCAGAGAAGAAATCTGTAGCTATGAAGAAGCAAGagaagcatttgaaaatgaggaaaaaacg AAGGAGTTCTGGAAAGTCTACAAAAACGGACTCCAGGGAGAAAGTAACACAGGACATAGCTGGTATTCATTTTACCTTGCATTCCCATTAATCATTGGCCTTTTTATTATCCTCATTGTCATTTTTGTCATCTGGAGGTGCctgttcaaaaagaaaatgcGCAGGCAGTCGGTGTACGTGCACAGGGGAGCCCACGGAGCGCTGGGCGATGGTGCTGACGGCAGAGGGCCCCTCCCGCCGCCCCTCAGCATTGTTCATTCCCCACAGGAGGAAATGTATGAAGTCAGTGGGCTCTCTCCAGGAGGTCTGAGCTATTCGGATGCACAGTCAGACTCAATATCCACGAGGCTCTCAAACTGTGATCCTCCTCCTTCCTATGAGGAAGCCACTGGGGAAATCAGTGTGAGAAGAAGCGAAACTGAGCAACATTTAGATCCACCCCCACAATACGAAGACATTGTGAATTCCAGTTCAGCCAATGCCATTGCACTAACCCCCATTGTCACCAGTACTAAGTAA